A part of Setaria viridis chromosome 8, Setaria_viridis_v4.0, whole genome shotgun sequence genomic DNA contains:
- the LOC117833759 gene encoding gibberellin-regulated protein 5-like: MAKAKAPALLICFLFLIALASAAEIIGSNGVAGEDLNSKGDDVDNHKGNNKDGKGNLKPSQCGGECRRRCSKTHHKKPCLFFCNKCCAKCLCVPPGTYGNKDTCPCYNNWKTKRGGTKCP; the protein is encoded by the exons ATGGCCAAGGCCAAGGCACCGGCGTTGCTcatctgcttcctcttcctgatcgccctcgcctccgccgccgag ATCATCGGCAGTAATGGTGTCGCTGGTGAAGACCTGAACAGCAAAGGTGACGACGTCGACAACCACAAG GGCAACAACAAGGATGGCAAGGGCAATCTCAAGCCTTCTC AGTGCGGTGGGGAGTGCAGGCGGAGATGCTCCAAGACGCACCACAAGAAGCCGTGCCTCTTCTTCTGCAACAAGTGCTGCGCCAAGTGCCTCTGCGTGCCCCCCGGCACCTACGGCAACAAGGACACCTGCCCCTGCTACAACAACTGGAAGACCAAGAGAGGAGGCACCAAGTGCCCTTAA